One part of the Chlamydiota bacterium genome encodes these proteins:
- a CDS encoding pyridoxal-phosphate dependent enzyme, whose product MIDLKVDKKKLEKAVQRCRERNIIIPTFKEQKDPSRVPAKIKARLKKTGLWDFDSVNLFRITWKNEPVANGGLYGGVNHLELPKELTGTEARIICLVGKWFPTGAHKVGASFGCLVPRLVTGQFDPTAQKAVWPSTGNYCRGGAYDSHLLACESIAILPEEMSKERFEWLKQVAGEVIATPGGESNVKEIYDKCWELRRTRKDDIVIFNQFDEFGNHLWHYEVTGHAMEEVLKKEMRNGDRYAGVVLTTGSAGTIAAGDYLKKRFPTSKIAAGEAWQCPTLLLNGFGGHRIEGIGDKHVPWIHNMRNTDMIIAADDNDCVNVIRLFNEPSGREYLKKQGVSKACIDRLDLIGISGVGNILSAIKFAKWYELGAHDVVLTVLTDSMELYGSRVTEYREQFGAYTELDAARDYHRCLMAVTTDRMAELGYWDRKRVHNLKYYTWIEQQGRELKELNAQWYDYPAYWDRIQGQADEIDALITEFNERTGLLKKL is encoded by the coding sequence ATGATTGACCTGAAGGTCGACAAGAAGAAGCTGGAGAAGGCGGTCCAGCGCTGCAGGGAGCGCAACATCATCATCCCGACCTTCAAGGAGCAGAAAGACCCGTCGCGCGTCCCCGCCAAGATCAAGGCGCGCCTGAAGAAGACCGGCCTCTGGGACTTCGACTCCGTCAACCTCTTCCGGATCACCTGGAAAAACGAACCGGTCGCGAACGGCGGCCTCTACGGCGGCGTCAACCACCTCGAGCTCCCGAAGGAGCTCACCGGGACGGAGGCGCGCATCATCTGCCTCGTGGGCAAATGGTTCCCGACCGGGGCGCACAAGGTCGGGGCGAGCTTCGGCTGCCTCGTCCCGCGCCTCGTCACCGGGCAGTTCGACCCGACCGCCCAGAAGGCCGTCTGGCCCTCCACCGGCAACTACTGCCGCGGCGGGGCCTACGACTCCCATCTCCTCGCCTGCGAGTCGATCGCCATCCTCCCCGAGGAGATGAGCAAGGAACGCTTCGAGTGGCTGAAGCAGGTCGCCGGCGAGGTCATCGCCACGCCCGGCGGCGAGTCGAACGTCAAGGAGATCTACGACAAGTGCTGGGAGCTGCGCAGGACGCGCAAGGACGATATCGTCATCTTCAATCAGTTCGACGAGTTCGGCAACCACCTCTGGCACTACGAGGTCACCGGCCACGCGATGGAGGAGGTGCTGAAGAAGGAGATGCGGAACGGCGACCGGTATGCGGGCGTTGTCCTCACGACCGGATCCGCCGGGACGATCGCCGCCGGCGACTACCTCAAGAAGCGCTTCCCGACCAGCAAGATCGCCGCCGGCGAAGCGTGGCAGTGCCCGACGCTCCTCCTCAACGGCTTCGGCGGGCACCGGATCGAGGGGATCGGCGACAAGCACGTCCCCTGGATCCACAACATGCGGAACACCGACATGATCATCGCCGCCGACGACAACGACTGCGTGAACGTCATCCGGCTCTTCAACGAGCCGTCCGGCCGCGAGTACCTCAAAAAGCAGGGGGTGTCGAAGGCGTGCATCGACCGCCTCGACCTGATCGGGATCTCGGGCGTCGGCAACATCCTCTCCGCCATCAAGTTCGCAAAATGGTACGAGCTCGGGGCCCACGACGTCGTCTTGACGGTCCTCACCGACTCGATGGAACTCTACGGGAGCCGCGTCACGGAGTACCGCGAGCAGTTCGGGGCCTACACCGAGCTCGACGCGGCGCGCGACTACCACCGCTGTCTGATGGCTGTCACGACGGACCGGATGGCCGAGCTCGGGTACTGGGACCGCAAGCGCGTCCACAACCTGAAGTACTACACCTGGATCGAGCAGCAGGGGCGCGAGCTCAAGGAGCTCAACGCCCAGTGGTACGACTACCCGGCCTACTGGGACCGGATCCAGGGCCAGGCGGACGAGATCGACGCGTTGATCACGGAGTTCAACGAGCGGACCGGGCTGCTCAAGAAGCTCTGA
- a CDS encoding PQQ-binding-like beta-propeller repeat protein: MRPRAAVAPALVAAVVTALPFLISSACSAQPAASEWPMFRRDARRTGLSGRQGTLNGTLSWSYQAGEGIVSSVALGTDGELYVGSDDTRLYSFTPAGAFLWSYQCGDKVASSPAIADDGSIVVGSESARILALTKSGAFIWSYQAADPVSSSPAISDDGLIALGSDDMNLYAFSSTGTFLWSYYSSGAVHSSPAISSDGTIHYGAAISVFYALNSVGTLVWSFSSEYGGINSSPAIAPDGSLVFGAHDHRVYSVSSSGGFSWSYQTAGLVDSSPAIAASGDIWIGSKDKILYALDSKGALRWSYTASLEINSSPALSSDGMVYFGCDGAFIYAIASSGVLAWSYKASDAVSSSPVIWADSRVSVGSLDRCLYVFGGGPPPPTPTFGPSPTPTPSPSPTPVPTPRFRLFLSSHSASAGEPFSVRVQIQPLGFIVDAYGVISGPAGTYSFVLGRPMELVSGIRPMARKMYGLDFAYEGTLFSLPRIPRGISGTYTVTAGFVPKGARPAIENAVYQYYAQAQVIVQ; the protein is encoded by the coding sequence ATGAGGCCGCGCGCTGCCGTCGCTCCCGCGCTTGTCGCCGCTGTCGTCACCGCCCTCCCGTTCCTCATAAGCTCCGCCTGCAGCGCGCAGCCCGCCGCCTCTGAGTGGCCGATGTTCCGCCGCGATGCGCGGCGCACCGGCCTCAGCGGCCGCCAGGGGACGCTCAACGGAACGCTCTCCTGGAGCTACCAGGCGGGCGAAGGGATCGTTTCCTCCGTCGCGCTCGGCACGGACGGCGAGCTCTACGTGGGGTCGGATGACACGCGCCTCTACTCCTTCACCCCGGCCGGCGCATTCCTCTGGAGCTACCAGTGCGGGGACAAGGTCGCCTCCTCTCCGGCGATCGCCGATGACGGCTCGATCGTCGTCGGTTCGGAGAGCGCCCGGATCCTCGCCCTGACGAAAAGCGGCGCCTTCATCTGGAGCTACCAGGCTGCGGATCCGGTCTCGAGTTCCCCGGCCATCTCCGACGACGGCCTCATCGCGCTCGGCAGCGACGACATGAACCTGTACGCGTTCTCCTCCACCGGGACATTCCTCTGGAGCTACTACTCCAGCGGCGCGGTGCACTCCTCCCCGGCGATCTCCTCCGACGGCACGATCCACTACGGCGCCGCCATCAGCGTCTTCTACGCGCTCAACAGCGTCGGGACCCTCGTCTGGTCCTTCAGCTCCGAGTACGGCGGCATCAACTCCTCCCCCGCGATCGCGCCCGACGGCAGCCTGGTCTTCGGGGCGCACGATCACCGGGTCTATTCGGTCTCCTCCTCGGGCGGCTTCTCCTGGAGCTACCAGACCGCCGGGCTCGTGGACTCCTCGCCCGCGATCGCCGCCTCGGGGGATATCTGGATCGGGTCGAAGGACAAGATCCTCTACGCGCTCGACTCGAAGGGGGCCCTGCGCTGGTCGTACACCGCCTCCCTCGAGATCAACTCCTCCCCCGCCCTCTCCTCGGACGGCATGGTCTACTTCGGCTGCGACGGGGCGTTCATCTACGCGATCGCCTCCTCCGGCGTCCTCGCGTGGAGCTACAAGGCCTCCGACGCCGTCTCCTCCTCCCCCGTGATCTGGGCCGACAGCAGGGTGAGCGTCGGTTCCCTCGACAGGTGCCTATACGTCTTCGGCGGCGGCCCTCCGCCGCCCACGCCCACGTTCGGCCCCTCGCCCACCCCGACCCCCTCCCCGTCGCCGACGCCCGTGCCGACGCCGCGTTTCCGCCTTTTCCTCAGCAGCCACTCGGCCAGCGCAGGGGAGCCGTTCAGCGTCCGCGTGCAGATCCAGCCGCTCGGCTTCATCGTCGACGCGTACGGCGTCATCTCCGGCCCCGCGGGGACCTACTCGTTCGTCCTCGGCCGGCCGATGGAGCTCGTTTCCGGGATACGGCCGATGGCCAGGAAGATGTACGGCCTCGATTTCGCCTACGAGGGCACCCTCTTTTCGCTCCCCCGGATCCCGCGGGGGATATCGGGAACCTACACGGTGACCGCGGGGTTCGTGCCCAAGGGCGCGCGGCCGGCGATCGAGAACGCGGTGTACCAGTACTACGCCCAGGCGCAGGTCATCGTACAGTAA
- a CDS encoding GTP-binding protein: MAQTRGRENMKIVIVGHMDHGKSTLIGRLLYDTRSLSPDRMEVIRKTCEEMGKPVEFAFVMDHLREERERGMTIDTAQTFFHTARRDYVIIDAPGHKEFMKNMITGASQAETSILIVDVHEGVMEQTRRHAYVLGMLNLRKNILVLNKMDLVGYDKAAFERVRGEIAAFLKRLGIAPSFVIPVSGTGGDNFASPSGKMPWYKGPTLIDALDTLEKDRDLREKPLRMPVQDVYEREAGRIVAGRIESGSLREGDAVRIFPGEERATVAKVLEFGATRASAEAGECIGVLLSGGAAPRRGDLLGALGDPPRLGTAVSANLFWMAAEACAAGERLTLRLGTQETPCRIETIGKRIDSSTLDVIEENARALEETEVGEVLVRTERPVAFELFSDIPELGRFVLERGNDIVAGGIITRPGP; encoded by the coding sequence ATGGCGCAGACACGCGGGCGCGAGAACATGAAGATCGTCATCGTGGGCCATATGGACCACGGCAAGTCCACCCTCATCGGGCGGCTCCTCTACGATACCCGTTCGCTCTCCCCCGACCGGATGGAGGTCATCCGGAAGACGTGCGAGGAGATGGGGAAGCCGGTCGAGTTCGCCTTCGTGATGGACCACCTCCGCGAGGAGCGGGAGCGGGGGATGACGATCGACACCGCCCAGACCTTCTTCCACACCGCGCGCCGCGACTACGTGATCATCGACGCCCCCGGGCACAAGGAGTTCATGAAGAACATGATCACCGGGGCGAGCCAGGCCGAGACGTCCATCCTCATCGTGGATGTGCATGAAGGGGTGATGGAGCAGACGCGGCGGCACGCCTATGTGCTCGGGATGCTCAACCTGAGGAAGAACATCCTGGTCCTGAACAAGATGGACCTCGTCGGTTACGACAAGGCGGCGTTCGAGCGCGTGCGCGGCGAGATCGCCGCCTTCCTCAAACGTCTGGGGATCGCCCCCTCGTTCGTCATTCCGGTCTCGGGGACCGGCGGGGACAACTTCGCCTCCCCCTCCGGGAAGATGCCCTGGTACAAGGGGCCGACGCTCATCGACGCCCTCGACACCCTCGAAAAGGACCGGGACCTCAGGGAGAAGCCGCTCCGGATGCCCGTGCAGGACGTTTACGAGCGGGAGGCGGGGCGCATCGTCGCGGGCAGGATCGAATCCGGCTCGCTTCGCGAGGGGGACGCGGTGAGGATCTTCCCCGGGGAGGAGCGGGCGACCGTGGCGAAGGTTCTCGAGTTCGGCGCGACGCGCGCCTCCGCGGAGGCGGGGGAGTGCATCGGCGTGCTGCTCTCGGGGGGGGCGGCGCCGCGGCGCGGCGATCTCCTGGGAGCCCTCGGCGACCCCCCGCGCCTCGGTACGGCGGTCAGCGCGAACCTGTTCTGGATGGCCGCGGAGGCGTGCGCGGCAGGCGAGAGGCTCACGTTGCGCCTTGGAACGCAGGAGACGCCCTGCAGGATCGAAACGATCGGGAAGAGGATCGACTCCTCGACGCTCGACGTCATCGAGGAGAACGCCCGCGCGCTCGAAGAGACCGAGGTGGGCGAGGTCCTGGTCCGCACCGAACGCCCGGTCGCCTTCGAGCTCTTCAGCGACATCCCCGAATTGGGCCGTTTCGTCCTCGAGAGGGGGAACGACATCGTCGCCGGGGGGATCATCACCCGTCCCGGCCCCTGA
- a CDS encoding sulfate adenylyltransferase subunit 2, with protein MDHLSELEHKTIYVVREAYSRFRNIGMLWSIGKDSTSLLWICRKAFFGKVPFPVIHIDTGHKFKEIYAFRDRYAKEWGLDLRVAKNDAALAAGMGPDKGAKLDCCHALKTQALKEFIAREKLDAILLGIRRDEHGIRAKERYFSPRDEKFEWDYQNQPPELWDQFKSSSEGHHHLRVHPILHMTETDIWRYVRREGMPVVDLYFAKGGRRYRSIGCACCCATVESDAETVDAVIREIETTNVSERSGRAQDKEDAYTMQKLRALGYM; from the coding sequence TTGGACCACCTCTCTGAACTCGAGCACAAGACGATCTATGTCGTGCGGGAGGCGTACAGCCGCTTCCGCAACATCGGGATGCTCTGGTCGATCGGCAAGGACTCGACCTCGCTCCTCTGGATCTGCCGCAAGGCGTTCTTCGGGAAGGTCCCGTTCCCGGTCATCCACATCGACACCGGCCACAAGTTCAAGGAGATCTACGCATTCCGGGACCGCTACGCGAAGGAGTGGGGGCTCGACCTGCGGGTCGCGAAAAACGACGCGGCGCTCGCCGCCGGGATGGGGCCCGACAAGGGGGCGAAGCTCGACTGCTGCCATGCCCTCAAGACGCAGGCCCTGAAGGAGTTCATCGCCCGCGAGAAGCTCGACGCCATCCTCCTCGGCATCCGCCGCGACGAGCACGGCATCCGGGCCAAGGAGCGCTACTTCTCGCCGCGCGACGAGAAGTTCGAGTGGGACTACCAGAACCAGCCCCCCGAGCTCTGGGACCAGTTCAAGTCCAGCAGCGAGGGGCACCACCACCTCCGCGTGCATCCGATCCTCCACATGACCGAGACCGACATCTGGCGTTACGTTCGGCGGGAGGGGATGCCGGTGGTCGACCTGTATTTCGCCAAGGGGGGGAGGCGCTACCGCTCGATCGGCTGCGCCTGCTGCTGCGCGACCGTGGAGTCGGACGCGGAGACCGTCGACGCCGTCATCCGCGAGATAGAGACGACGAACGTCTCCGAGCGTTCGGGGCGGGCGCAGGACAAGGAAGACGCGTACACGATGCAGAAGCTGCGGGCGCTCGGCTACATGTGA
- a CDS encoding GDP-mannose dehydrogenase — MNANKRLYSISPSGAKFPLPRPEEYPREFARVKKLAAAHRKEKREVVVVMGVGFVGAVMAAIVADSRGKGGRPSKFVIGMQRPSVRSYWKIPLLNRGVPPVEAEDPEVARIIRRCVLETKTLVATWVYDVLSLADVVVVDVQCDYAKYALGDVRKGWADIAALEESLEIIARHIRPETLVLIETTVPPGTTEQVAYPIMRKTFRKRGIASDPLLAHSYERVMPGKEYVASIRDFWRVCSGINPRARERVVRFLNEILNTKRYPLTVLDRPIESETAKIVENSYRAACLAFLDEWSLFAERNGVDLVKVINAIKVRPTHSNIIFPGPGIGGYCLPKDGGLGMWAYRHILGFEDEIFKITPLAIDINDTRGLHAAQITRDALRNMNRPVAAAEILLLGASYREDVGDTRYSGSEIIARRLSEMGAEIRVHDPYVRSWPELEKQESYPGKGHGKKGFFRGQNRLAEVRVCSDLEKGLSGADAVIFAVRHAPYLRLDPDEVVRMIGGAAAIIDCFGMLDDAKIKRYFELGCEVKGLGRGHIQRIKDEVRRERR; from the coding sequence ATGAACGCGAACAAGCGGCTCTACTCGATCAGCCCCTCCGGGGCTAAATTCCCGCTGCCCCGTCCGGAGGAGTACCCCAGGGAGTTCGCCCGGGTGAAGAAACTCGCCGCGGCCCACCGAAAGGAGAAGCGGGAGGTCGTGGTGGTGATGGGGGTCGGGTTCGTCGGCGCCGTGATGGCGGCGATCGTCGCGGACAGCAGGGGGAAGGGCGGCAGGCCGTCGAAGTTCGTGATCGGGATGCAGCGCCCGAGCGTCCGCTCCTACTGGAAGATACCGCTCCTCAACCGCGGCGTCCCCCCGGTGGAGGCGGAGGACCCCGAGGTGGCGCGGATCATCCGCCGCTGCGTCCTCGAGACGAAGACCCTTGTCGCGACCTGGGTCTACGACGTGCTCTCCCTCGCCGACGTGGTCGTCGTGGACGTCCAGTGCGACTACGCCAAGTACGCCCTCGGCGACGTGCGCAAGGGGTGGGCCGACATCGCCGCCCTCGAGGAGTCGCTGGAGATCATCGCCCGGCATATCCGGCCGGAGACGCTGGTCCTCATCGAGACGACCGTGCCCCCCGGGACGACCGAGCAGGTGGCGTACCCGATCATGCGGAAAACGTTCCGGAAGCGCGGCATCGCCTCCGATCCGCTCCTCGCCCACAGCTACGAGCGGGTGATGCCGGGGAAGGAGTACGTCGCCAGCATCCGCGACTTCTGGCGCGTCTGCAGCGGGATCAATCCCCGGGCCCGGGAACGGGTGGTGCGGTTCTTGAACGAAATCCTGAACACGAAGCGGTACCCGCTCACCGTCCTGGACCGTCCGATCGAGTCGGAGACCGCGAAGATCGTCGAGAACAGCTACCGCGCCGCCTGCCTCGCGTTCCTCGACGAGTGGAGTCTCTTCGCCGAGCGGAACGGCGTGGACCTGGTCAAGGTGATCAACGCGATCAAGGTGCGCCCCACGCACTCCAACATCATCTTCCCGGGCCCCGGCATCGGCGGCTACTGCCTGCCGAAGGACGGCGGGCTCGGGATGTGGGCCTACCGGCATATCCTGGGCTTCGAGGACGAGATCTTCAAGATCACCCCGCTCGCCATCGACATCAACGACACGCGAGGCCTCCATGCGGCCCAGATCACGCGGGACGCCCTGCGGAACATGAACCGCCCGGTCGCCGCGGCGGAGATCCTGCTCCTCGGCGCCTCGTATCGCGAGGACGTCGGCGACACCCGCTACAGCGGGTCCGAGATCATTGCGCGGCGCCTCTCGGAGATGGGGGCGGAGATCAGGGTCCATGACCCGTACGTGCGGTCGTGGCCGGAGCTGGAGAAGCAGGAGTCGTACCCCGGGAAGGGGCACGGGAAGAAGGGGTTCTTCCGCGGGCAAAACCGGCTCGCGGAGGTGCGGGTCTGCAGCGACCTCGAGAAGGGGCTCTCCGGCGCGGACGCGGTGATCTTCGCCGTCCGGCACGCGCCGTATCTGCGCCTCGATCCCGACGAGGTGGTCCGCATGATCGGGGGGGCCGCCGCGATCATCGACTGCTTCGGCATGCTCGACGACGCGAAGATCAAGCGGTACTTCGAGCTCGGCTGCGAGGTGAAGGGGCTGGGGCGCGGGCATATCCAGCGGATCAAGGACGAGGTGCGGAGGGAGCGGCGGTAG
- a CDS encoding tetratricopeptide repeat protein: protein MEIDRQRARGDGESASAAPEAQGARRACLARLAEFRERVEALGKELDDFRRRLDELELALPALPEKTAPPHEAPPRTAEEGPDYLEGIQGRIHLLLHEETESAERMQADPVSDARMVCPSCGTLADRAAEACPDCGAPTAPAPDGAGRIFPLPPERFLRVFNDRYGWFLRAFDKATHYADRKGDYDKAIDLLQPVARFMEENLSLLRSKHKDFKLALAYAYLGRCCFQSGRIEEAVRHYKKGILLRAGNSYNCEIGLTAVYRDLVRRVRETGRPLAPEARSYLSPREIETLNTLGTRDAT from the coding sequence ATGGAGATTGACAGGCAGCGCGCGCGCGGCGACGGGGAATCCGCCTCCGCGGCACCGGAGGCGCAGGGGGCGCGGCGCGCCTGTCTTGCCCGCCTCGCGGAGTTCAGGGAGCGGGTCGAGGCGCTGGGGAAGGAGCTTGACGACTTTCGGAGGAGACTCGACGAGCTCGAGCTCGCCCTCCCCGCCTTGCCCGAGAAGACGGCACCCCCGCACGAGGCGCCCCCCCGGACGGCGGAGGAGGGCCCCGACTACCTCGAGGGGATACAGGGCCGGATCCACCTCCTCCTGCACGAGGAGACGGAGTCGGCGGAGCGGATGCAGGCGGATCCCGTCTCGGACGCCCGGATGGTCTGCCCTTCGTGCGGGACGCTCGCGGACCGTGCCGCCGAGGCGTGTCCCGACTGCGGCGCCCCGACCGCCCCGGCGCCCGACGGGGCGGGGAGGATCTTCCCCCTCCCGCCGGAGAGGTTCCTGCGCGTCTTCAACGACCGGTACGGCTGGTTCCTCAGGGCGTTCGACAAGGCGACACACTACGCGGACCGGAAGGGGGATTACGACAAGGCGATCGATCTCCTGCAGCCGGTGGCGCGTTTCATGGAGGAGAATCTTTCGCTCCTCAGGAGCAAGCACAAAGATTTCAAGCTCGCCCTCGCCTACGCCTACCTCGGGCGCTGCTGCTTCCAGAGCGGCCGCATCGAGGAGGCGGTCAGGCACTACAAGAAGGGGATCCTCTTGAGGGCCGGGAATTCGTACAACTGCGAGATCGGCCTCACCGCCGTCTACCGCGACCTCGTCCGCCGGGTGAGGGAGACAGGCCGCCCCCTCGCGCCGGAGGCCCGCTCGTATCTGAGCCCCCGCGAGATCGAAACACTCAACACGCTGGGGACACGCGACGCCACCTGA